The genomic DNA AGGGCACCCTCTACCCGGCCGTCATTGAGAGCACGTCCCACGAGACGGGCGCGGCTGCCAAGATCAAGACGCACCACAACGTCGGCGGACTTCCTGCCCACATGCGGCTGTCGCTTGTGGAGCCCCTGCGCTACCTCTTCAAGGACGAGGTCCGTGACGTCGGCCTCGCGCTAGGCATGCCGGAGGAGATCGTGTTGCGGCAGCCCTTCCCGGGCCCGGGCCTGGCCATCCGCATCATCGGCGAGGTGACCCGCGAGAAGCTCGAGGTGCTGCGCTCCTGCGACTGGATCGTCATGGACGAGATCAAGGGCGCGAACCTGTACCGCCAGCTCTGGCAGAGCTTCGCCGTGCTGACCGACACCCGCAGCGTCGGCGTCATGGGCGACCACCGCACCTACGGCTATCTCGCAGCCATCCGCGCCGTCACATCGGATGACGCCATGACCGCCGACTGGGCGCGTCTTCCGTACGAGGTCCTCGCCAAGATTTCCAGCCGCATTGTCAACGAGGTGCCGGAGGTCAACCGCGTGGTGTACGACATCACCTCCAAGCCCCCCGGCACGATCGAGTGGGAGTAGCCGCCGCATGCGCGTGATGGTCATCGGCAACGGCTCGCGTGAGCACGCCATCAATCCCCACCGTCATCCCCGCGAAAGCGGGGATCCAGGGTTCTGCATGGACAATGACGGCTGTCATCAAGTCTCCGTTCGTCTTGAGGGGAATCGAAGAGCCCGCCCCGCACTTGATACGGGGGCGAACCGAGACCTGGGCCAAAGAGGAGTAGCCGCACAATGCGCGTGATGGTCATTGGCAACGGCTCGCGTGAACACGCCATAGCGTGGAAGCTCCAGGCGAGCCCCCGCGTCACCGAGGTCTTCACCGCGCCCGGCAACGCGGGTACCACTCAACTGGGCGTCAACCTGGACGTGCAGCCCACAGACGTCGAGGGCCTGTTGGCCGCAGCGCGCGAACATGCTATTGACCTCACCGTCGTCGGGCCGGAGATGTCGCTGGAGGCGGGCGTTGTTGACCGTTTCGAGGCCGCGGGCATGCGCATCGTGGGCCCCACGCAGGCCGCGGCCCGCATCGAGTCATCCAAGGCCTTCGCCAAGCGGCTGATGGAGCGCCACGGCATCCCCACAAGCCGCGCGGAGGTGTTCTCCAGCTACGGCGAGGCTCGCGAGTACGTCTCCCTGGCGTCAGCCCCCATCGTCGTCAAGGCCGACGGCCTGGCCGCCGGCAAGGGCGTACGGGTGTGCGAGTCGACCGGGGAGGCCCTCGACGCGCTTCGGGAGGCCATGGAGGACCGCATATTCGGCGACGCTGGTCGGCAGGTGCTGGTCGAGGAATGCCTGATTGGGCAGGAAATCAGCGTCTTCACCTTCACCGACGGCGTCCATCTCAGCCCGCTCATGGCCGCGTGTGACTACAAGC from Chloroflexota bacterium includes the following:
- the purD gene encoding phosphoribosylamine--glycine ligase; translated protein: MRVMVIGNGSREHAIAWKLQASPRVTEVFTAPGNAGTTQLGVNLDVQPTDVEGLLAAAREHAIDLTVVGPEMSLEAGVVDRFEAAGMRIVGPTQAAARIESSKAFAKRLMERHGIPTSRAEVFSSYGEAREYVSLASAPIVVKADGLAAGKGVRVCESTGEALDALREAMEDRIFGDAGRQVLVEECLIGQEISVFTFTDGVHLSPLMAACDYKRIGDGDIGLNTGGMGSYSPPLVWNAELEAQVMSEVMAPIVRALADEGCPFRGILYGGLMLTADGPKVIEFNARLGDPESQAVLPRMETDLLDVLEAIVEGTVDRVPIEWSPKAGVGVVVASGGYPEAYTTGYPVSGLDDVDEEVAVFHAGTSTSNDGSVVTAGGRVLTVSAIGETLEDARLRAYENAARISFEGAYYRRDIAALAPAASGR